In a single window of the Anguilla rostrata isolate EN2019 chromosome 6, ASM1855537v3, whole genome shotgun sequence genome:
- the LOC135258190 gene encoding zona pellucida sperm-binding protein 3-like, whose protein sequence is MGLTEGVLRLLSGLLLISLLVDCVPVPPGKPRKGPEGDRVSEPSTVAVWCHESAVEIRVMADLYGTGVLVDGADLRLGRHPLAKGAGPAAKCGAAAVSGVGEGGEYVILADLTDCGTELVFTDDWLVYKNSIFYSPAPSPNGIIRLEETEIPFKCHYGRQYSVDSNSLVPTWIPFISTQSAEDAFYFSLRLLTEDWRSERATNVYFLGEVIHLEASVVQGNHVPLRVFVDTCIATLVPDVNSDPRYAFIENGCFTDARVTGSRSCFFPRNHDNNLHIQLEAFRFFQHSRDSVFITCLLKAEPVALGGASSNRACSYADGRWTAVDGNDQACGRCEGPRGFSTGQKTPEIGVWKRGAKAEAGAGGRAATEPPAGASALEKSVTIGPLIFRKPEQVDAPEVLAAEHSGTSVDTPAVMATAGSAVDPPAVATDSGTVVDTPKVLPVEQGNASVEEASNNDSTLPLTGRSASTAHSPPVHSLEAGTDVDPLAASTETEDTLSTSVLAMEQVENLDDLKAEEAEARVGPLEVDTLVDEDELEGSVGGVWD, encoded by the exons ATGGGGCTTACAGAGGGAGTGCTGAGGCTGCTTTCTGGCCTGCTTCTGATTTCTCTCCTGGTGGACTGCGTCCCGGTGCCGCCGGGGAAGCCGCGGAAGGGCCCGGAAGGGGACCGGGTGTCCGAGCCCAGCACCGTCGCCGTGTGGTGCCACGAGTCCGCCGTGGAGATCCGGGTGATGGCCGACCTGTACGGGACGGGTGTCCTGGTCGACGGGGCGGACCTGCGGCTGGGGCGGCACCCGCTGGCCAAGGGCGCCGGACCGGCGGCGAAGTGCGGCGCGGCCGCGGTCTctggcgtgggggaggggggcgagtaCGTCATCCTCGCCGATCTGACCGACTGCGGGACGGAGCTCGTG TTCACTGATGACTGGCTGGTCTACAAGAACTCCATATTCTACTCGCCAGCGCCTTCGCCGAACGGCATCATCCGATTGGAGGAAACCGAGATTCCATTCAAGTGCCATTACGGACG GCAGTACAGTGTGGACAGTAACAGTCTGGTTCCTACGTGGATCCCCTTCATTTCCACGCAGTCTGCTGAGGACGCGTTTTACTTCTCTCTCAGACTCCTGACGG AAGACTGGCGTTCTGAGAGGGCCACCAACGTCTACTTCCTCGGCGAGGTCATCCATCTGGAGGCCTCGGTCGTCCAGGGCAACCACGTGCCCCTCCGCGTCTTCGTGGACACCTGCATAGCCACCCTGGTGCCTGATGTGAACTCTGACCCCAGATACGCCTTCATTGAGaatgg GTGCTTCACTGATGCCAGGGTGACGGGGTCTCGCTCCTGTTTCTTTCCCAGAAACCATGACAACAACCTGCACATCCAGCTGGAGGCGTTCAGGTTTTTCCAACACTCCAGGGACTCA GTCTTCATCACCTGTCTCCTGAAGGCTGAGCCAGTGGCCCTCGGTGGAGCGTCCTCAAACCGGGCTTGCTCTTACGCTGACGGAAG gTGGACGGCCGTGGACGGGAACGACCAGGCGTGCGGCAGGTGTGAAGGTCCCCGCGGTTTCTCCACCGGCCAGAAAACCCCGGAAATCGGGGTGTGGAAGAGGGGGGCGAAGGCCGAGGCAGGGGCAGGCGGCAGAGCTGCGACTGAACCTCCCGCTGGTGCTTCTG CTTTGGAAAAGTCCGTGACCATCGGCCCCCTGATCTTTCGTAAGCCCGAGCAAGTCGATGCGCCCGAGGTCCTTGCAGCTGAGCATTCAGGCACTTCTGTGGACACCCCAGCCGTTATGGCCACGGCAGGCAGTGCAGTGGACCCTCCAGCTGTCGCAACTGATTCAGGCACTGTGGTGGACACCCCTAAGGTGCTTCCGGTCGAGCAGGGGAATGCTTCGGTGGAGGAGGCCTCGAATAATGACTCCACACTTCCTTTGACTGGGCGATCTGCAAGTACTGCTCACTCCCCACCGGTCCATTCCCTCGAAGCAGGCACCGATGTGGACCCCTTGGCTGCGTCAACAGAGACGGAGGACACCTTGAGCACCTCCGTCCTGGCGATGGAGCAGGTGGAGAACTTGGACGACCTCAAGGCCGAGGAGGCGGAGGCTCGAGTGGGCCCACTTGAGGTGGACACCCTGGTGGATGAAGATGAACTGGAAGGGAGTGTGGGGGGAGTGTGGGATTAG